A single region of the Streptomyces sp. NBC_01262 genome encodes:
- the nagA gene encoding N-acetylglucosamine-6-phosphate deacetylase, with amino-acid sequence MAETSVLTGASVVLPAGIVEGGRITVAGATIAANDPVQASTLDLPGHWILPGFVDIHVHGGGGASFSSVRTQDILTVIDTHRRHGTTTMLASTVTGDLDDLARQAAFLSELAEQGDLAGVHFEGPFISPHRCGAHKPSLLRDPDPADVRKLLDASRGAARMVTLAPELPGGLDSVRLLAEQGVIAAVGHTDAAYEATLRAIDAGATVATHLFNAMPPLHHRDPGPIAALLEDERVTVELVNDGVHLHPSILELAFHRAGADRVAFITDAMDAAGFGDGNYLLGPMAVEVTDGVARLVDGGSIAGSTLTLDTAFKRAVTIDHLPVPDAVLALSANPARLLGAYDRIGSLEPGKDADLVVLDAQFDLVGVMRKGRWVVEPPAMP; translated from the coding sequence ATGGCGGAGACAAGCGTGCTGACCGGCGCCAGCGTGGTTCTGCCGGCCGGCATCGTCGAGGGCGGCCGCATCACGGTCGCGGGCGCGACCATCGCCGCGAACGACCCCGTACAGGCCTCCACCCTCGACCTCCCCGGGCACTGGATCCTCCCGGGCTTCGTCGACATCCACGTGCACGGCGGCGGTGGCGCGTCCTTCTCCTCCGTCCGTACGCAGGACATCCTCACCGTCATCGACACCCACCGGCGCCACGGCACCACCACCATGCTCGCCTCCACCGTCACCGGCGACCTCGACGACCTCGCCCGCCAGGCCGCCTTCCTGTCCGAGCTGGCCGAACAGGGCGACCTCGCCGGCGTCCACTTCGAGGGCCCCTTCATCTCCCCCCACCGCTGCGGCGCCCACAAGCCCTCCCTCCTGCGCGACCCCGACCCCGCCGACGTGCGCAAGCTCCTCGACGCCTCCCGTGGCGCCGCGCGCATGGTCACCCTCGCCCCCGAACTCCCCGGCGGCCTGGACTCCGTACGCCTCCTCGCCGAGCAGGGCGTCATCGCCGCCGTCGGCCACACCGACGCCGCCTACGAGGCCACCCTGCGGGCCATCGACGCCGGCGCCACCGTCGCCACCCACCTCTTCAACGCGATGCCGCCCCTCCACCACCGCGACCCCGGCCCCATCGCCGCCCTCCTGGAGGACGAGCGCGTCACCGTCGAGCTCGTCAACGACGGCGTCCACCTGCACCCCTCCATCCTGGAGCTCGCCTTCCACCGCGCCGGCGCCGACCGCGTCGCCTTCATCACCGACGCCATGGACGCCGCCGGCTTCGGCGACGGCAACTACCTGCTGGGCCCCATGGCCGTCGAAGTCACCGACGGCGTCGCCCGGTTGGTGGACGGCGGCTCCATCGCCGGTTCCACCCTCACCCTCGACACCGCCTTCAAGCGGGCCGTCACCATCGACCACCTCCCCGTCCCGGACGCCGTGCTGGCACTCTCCGCCAACCCGGCCCGCCTGCTCGGCGCCTACGACCGCATCGGCTCCCTTGAGCCGGGCAAGGACGCGGACCTGGTGGTGCTGGACGCGCAGTTCGACCTGGTGGGCGTCATGCGCAAGGGGCGTTGGGTGGTCGAGCCACCCGCGATGCCGTGA
- a CDS encoding carbohydrate-binding protein, which produces MTAGNNGTPDPGNDDPFAYLYRQEGADPGQTAATTPNAQQPRMYNQVRAVGDRRPAPQQPQQYGQPPQQAPQSGYGYPPQQPPQAPSQYATQQLPYDPDQQQGHRSGGHGGGGSRGHGGGPNSKGLLIGAIAVVAAVSIGIGVAMANGDSDADAGASATPSASAGTSGGSDSSSDPSASSSASATTGLGPVDAAAQTLSGGATKSSQYADALASGGQYVAYNSTQGATTTWTVDMPKAGEFRLYVRYANAEKDDAGVTTVVNGKAISYKMSLKNYGKEGDWTAWYKSYQTVNLTAGSNTIALTCGSGDSCHFNLDQVALTENKAEPDGW; this is translated from the coding sequence ATGACGGCCGGCAACAACGGCACGCCCGACCCCGGGAACGACGACCCCTTCGCGTATCTGTACCGCCAGGAGGGCGCCGATCCGGGGCAGACAGCTGCCACCACCCCCAACGCCCAGCAGCCCCGCATGTACAACCAGGTGCGCGCGGTCGGCGACCGCCGCCCTGCCCCTCAGCAGCCCCAGCAGTACGGGCAGCCGCCGCAGCAGGCCCCCCAGTCCGGCTACGGCTACCCGCCCCAGCAGCCGCCCCAGGCGCCCTCGCAGTACGCCACCCAGCAGCTGCCCTACGACCCGGACCAGCAGCAGGGCCACCGCAGCGGCGGCCACGGCGGCGGAGGCAGCCGCGGCCACGGCGGCGGCCCCAACAGCAAGGGCCTGCTCATCGGCGCGATAGCGGTCGTCGCCGCCGTCTCCATCGGCATCGGCGTAGCCATGGCCAACGGCGACAGCGACGCCGACGCCGGCGCGAGCGCGACCCCGTCCGCGTCAGCGGGCACGAGCGGCGGCAGCGACAGCTCAAGCGATCCGTCGGCGTCCTCGTCGGCCAGCGCCACCACCGGGCTCGGCCCGGTGGACGCGGCGGCCCAGACCCTGTCGGGCGGCGCGACGAAGAGCTCCCAGTACGCCGACGCGCTGGCCAGCGGAGGCCAGTACGTGGCGTACAACTCGACGCAGGGCGCGACCACGACCTGGACCGTGGACATGCCGAAGGCGGGCGAGTTCAGGCTGTACGTCCGCTACGCCAACGCCGAGAAGGACGACGCGGGCGTCACGACCGTCGTCAACGGCAAGGCCATCAGCTACAAGATGAGCCTGAAGAACTACGGCAAGGAAGGCGACTGGACCGCCTGGTACAAGTCCTACCAAACCGTGAACCTGACGGCGGGCAGCAACACCATCGCCCTCACGTGCGGCTCCGGCGACTCCTGCCACTTCAACCTGGACCAGGTGGCACTCACGGAGAACAAGGCCGAGCCCGACGGCTGGTAG
- a CDS encoding SAM-dependent methyltransferase has protein sequence MSDIDDWTGWQHATEQALYGPEGFFLRPEGPAGHFRTSVHASPHFATAVATLLAQVDESLGHPAELAFADVGAGRGELTAGVLAAVPAELAARLRPYAVEKAAPPAGLDTRITWTDRLPHGMRGLLFANEWLDNVPLDVAEADAEGVPRHVLVRPRDGAERLADPVGGEDAAWLERWWPIAGAPGARAELGRPRDAAWAAAAGSLDAGLAVAVDYAHERPSRPPYGTLTGFRDGREVPPVPDGSCDITAHVALDACAVAAGGGTLATQREALRGLGVTGARPPLALASSDPAAYVRALAAASGAAELTDPAGLGAFMWLSCPRPLDPPAPPAAPPYGRTRGAASPG, from the coding sequence GTGAGTGACATCGACGACTGGACCGGCTGGCAGCATGCCACTGAGCAGGCCCTTTACGGCCCCGAAGGCTTCTTCCTTCGGCCTGAAGGCCCCGCCGGGCATTTCCGGACCTCCGTGCACGCCTCCCCGCACTTCGCCACCGCCGTCGCAACGCTGCTCGCGCAGGTCGACGAAAGCCTCGGACACCCCGCCGAGCTGGCCTTCGCCGATGTCGGCGCAGGTCGGGGCGAGTTGACGGCGGGCGTACTGGCCGCCGTTCCGGCGGAGCTGGCGGCGCGGCTGCGGCCGTACGCGGTGGAGAAGGCGGCCCCTCCGGCGGGACTCGACACGCGCATCACGTGGACCGACCGGCTGCCGCACGGCATGCGCGGGCTGCTTTTCGCCAACGAATGGCTCGACAACGTCCCCCTCGATGTCGCCGAGGCCGACGCGGAAGGTGTCCCGCGTCACGTCCTCGTGCGCCCCCGTGACGGCGCCGAACGCCTCGCGGACCCCGTCGGCGGCGAGGACGCCGCCTGGCTGGAGCGCTGGTGGCCCATCGCCGGCGCCCCCGGCGCCCGCGCCGAGCTCGGCCGCCCCCGCGACGCCGCCTGGGCGGCCGCTGCCGGCTCCCTGGACGCCGGACTGGCCGTCGCCGTCGACTACGCCCACGAACGGCCCTCCCGGCCGCCCTACGGCACCCTCACGGGCTTCCGGGACGGCCGGGAGGTCCCGCCCGTCCCGGACGGCTCCTGCGACATCACGGCCCATGTCGCGCTCGACGCCTGCGCGGTGGCCGCCGGGGGCGGCACCCTGGCCACTCAGCGCGAGGCCCTGCGGGGCCTGGGCGTCACCGGCGCCCGCCCGCCGCTCGCCCTGGCGTCCAGCGATCCGGCGGCCTACGTACGGGCGTTGGCGGCGGCCTCGGGCGCCGCCGAGCTGACGGACCCGGCGGGGCTGGGGGCGTTCATGTGGCTGAGCTGTCCACGTCCGCTTGATCCGCCAGCCCCGCCGGCAGCGCCCCCGTATGGACGCACCCGAGGCGCTGCGTCGCCCGGGTGA
- a CDS encoding HelD family protein, protein MNDDELRGEQEFVYLLHARLADLRERAEVACRQALGQGVSGLQARLERDVMVAEMAGLVAAFDAGENGLCFGRLVFRDGQDHHIGRIGMRADDEDRTPLVVDWRAEMARPFYLATGHTPMGLRRRRHIATQGRKVTALHDEILDLTDTVRTGYESADADEVLFASLGAARTGRMRDIVQTIQAEQDRIIRAPHPGVLVVEGGPGTGKTVVALHRAAYLLYAQRELLARRAVLVVGPNPAFMGYIGEVLPSLGETGVLMLTPGELYPGVTATGTDTAEAARVKGGAEMAEALAAYLREQQTVPDPAWVIDHEDGELVLDSEIAEKARQAARDTLLPHNLAKPHFAFQVLDALTAQLADRLGHDPYGGPNLLGADDVALLGTAIAASEEVREAVDALWPVLTPEELVAGFLADTDCESIRRVDGEWTAADVPLLDEAAELLGADDSAARAAAEGRRQQEIAFAQGVLDLSYGSRTHDFEDLDEEDSEVLAAHDLIDAEGLADRQEEADHRTAAQRAADDRTWAFGHIVVDEAQELSAMAWRLLMRRCPTRSMTLVGDPAQTAEPGGVGAWAAALEPYVGDRWDHVRLGVNYRTPAAVMELAARVLRASDPAFEDFEPPRSIRSTAERPWVRRTDDLPRGVAAAVAGAAAAGGRLAVIAPPARLAALARALPGASAGPRPDLTNPVVLLGPRQAKGLEFDTVIVAEPGEFGPSDLYVALTRATQRLGCVHTGALPAGLADQADVDSSAT, encoded by the coding sequence ATCAACGACGACGAACTACGCGGCGAGCAGGAATTCGTCTACCTGCTCCACGCCCGCCTCGCCGACCTGCGGGAGCGGGCGGAGGTGGCGTGCCGGCAGGCGCTGGGGCAAGGGGTGAGCGGGCTGCAGGCGCGGTTGGAGCGGGATGTGATGGTGGCCGAGATGGCGGGGCTGGTGGCGGCGTTCGATGCGGGGGAGAACGGGCTGTGCTTCGGGAGGCTGGTATTCCGGGACGGTCAGGACCATCACATCGGGCGAATCGGAATGCGGGCGGACGACGAGGACCGTACGCCGTTGGTGGTGGACTGGCGGGCGGAAATGGCGCGGCCGTTTTATCTGGCGACGGGGCATACGCCGATGGGGCTGCGCCGGAGGCGGCACATCGCCACACAGGGGCGCAAAGTCACCGCGCTGCATGACGAGATCCTGGATCTGACCGACACCGTGCGCACCGGGTACGAGAGCGCGGACGCGGACGAGGTGCTGTTCGCGTCGCTGGGGGCGGCGCGGACGGGGCGGATGCGGGACATCGTGCAGACGATCCAGGCGGAGCAGGACCGGATCATCCGGGCGCCGCATCCGGGGGTGCTGGTGGTCGAGGGCGGGCCGGGGACGGGGAAGACGGTGGTGGCGCTGCACAGGGCGGCGTATCTGCTGTACGCGCAGCGGGAGTTGCTGGCCAGGCGGGCGGTGCTGGTCGTGGGGCCGAATCCGGCGTTCATGGGGTACATCGGGGAGGTGCTGCCGTCGCTCGGGGAGACCGGGGTGCTGATGCTGACGCCGGGCGAGCTGTACCCGGGGGTGACGGCGACGGGGACGGACACGGCGGAGGCGGCGCGGGTGAAGGGCGGCGCGGAGATGGCGGAGGCGCTGGCGGCGTACCTACGGGAGCAGCAGACGGTGCCGGATCCGGCGTGGGTGATCGACCACGAGGACGGGGAGCTGGTGCTGGACTCGGAGATCGCGGAGAAGGCCCGGCAGGCGGCCCGGGACACGCTGCTGCCGCACAACCTGGCCAAGCCGCACTTCGCGTTCCAGGTGCTGGACGCGCTCACCGCGCAGCTCGCCGACCGGCTCGGCCACGATCCGTACGGCGGGCCGAATCTGCTGGGCGCGGACGACGTGGCGCTGCTGGGGACGGCGATCGCGGCGAGCGAGGAGGTGCGGGAGGCGGTCGACGCGCTGTGGCCGGTGCTGACGCCCGAGGAGCTGGTGGCGGGGTTCCTGGCCGACACCGACTGCGAGTCGATCCGGCGGGTCGACGGCGAGTGGACGGCGGCGGACGTGCCGCTGCTGGACGAGGCGGCCGAGCTGCTCGGGGCGGACGACTCCGCCGCGCGCGCGGCGGCGGAGGGCCGGCGGCAGCAGGAGATCGCCTTTGCGCAGGGCGTGCTGGACCTGTCCTACGGATCCCGTACGCACGACTTCGAGGACCTGGACGAGGAGGACTCGGAGGTGCTGGCCGCGCATGACCTCATCGACGCCGAGGGGCTGGCGGACCGGCAGGAGGAGGCCGACCACCGAACGGCGGCGCAGCGGGCGGCGGATGACCGGACGTGGGCTTTCGGGCACATCGTGGTGGACGAGGCGCAGGAGCTGTCGGCGATGGCGTGGCGGCTGCTGATGCGGCGTTGCCCGACCCGTTCGATGACGCTGGTGGGCGACCCGGCGCAGACGGCCGAGCCGGGCGGGGTCGGGGCCTGGGCGGCGGCTCTGGAGCCGTATGTGGGGGACCGCTGGGATCATGTGCGGCTCGGCGTCAACTACCGCACCCCGGCGGCGGTCATGGAGCTGGCGGCGCGGGTGCTGCGGGCCTCGGATCCCGCCTTCGAGGACTTCGAGCCGCCCCGGTCGATCCGGTCGACGGCGGAGCGGCCGTGGGTGCGGCGGACGGACGACCTGCCGCGCGGGGTCGCGGCGGCGGTGGCCGGGGCGGCGGCAGCCGGTGGCCGGCTCGCGGTCATCGCGCCCCCGGCCCGTCTCGCCGCGCTTGCGCGGGCGCTGCCCGGCGCCTCGGCCGGGCCCCGGCCGGATCTGACGAACCCGGTCGTGCTGCTCGGTCCGAGGCAGGCCAAGGGGCTCGAATTCGACACCGTGATCGTGGCCGAGCCCGGGGAGTTCGGGCCGAGCGATCTGTATGTGGCCCTCACCCGGGCGACGCAGCGCCTCGGGTGCGTCCATACGGGGGCGCTGCCGGCGGGGCTGGCGGATCAAGCGGACGTGGACAGCTCAGCCACATGA
- a CDS encoding ArsR/SmtB family transcription factor, whose translation MPLRIHFTGDDLARTRVTPAPWPLWELSIAVRELQARDNPVRLGAWRRQVLPGLPPQVRGLFQVMPQRGVIPDILSPPVGGNVNVLLDQVRSTPAGELRRQFEALPAAQASAATRLLLSDRKAPVRLAGLLGEVYERALLPYWTDITRIADADRAARSKDLLHGGVERLLSGLFPPRIRWRPPVLEIDMMSGTDADVHLHGRGLLLAPSPFLVTASIIDVDAAPQPVLAYPAHHDPARLLGATAVNGGRTSLVKLLGRTRAAVLHTIAERPGCTTTELASTAGISPASASEHAGVLRGAGLITARRHRNTMLHVISPIGMALLNA comes from the coding sequence ATGCCCTTACGGATCCACTTCACGGGTGACGACCTGGCCCGGACGCGCGTCACGCCCGCCCCCTGGCCGTTGTGGGAACTGTCGATCGCGGTACGTGAGTTGCAGGCGCGCGACAATCCGGTGCGGCTCGGGGCATGGCGGCGCCAGGTGCTGCCGGGGCTGCCGCCGCAGGTGCGGGGGCTGTTCCAGGTCATGCCGCAGCGGGGGGTTATCCCCGACATTCTGTCGCCGCCGGTCGGCGGGAACGTGAACGTGCTGCTGGACCAGGTGCGTTCGACGCCGGCCGGGGAGCTGCGGCGGCAGTTCGAGGCATTGCCCGCCGCACAGGCGTCGGCGGCGACGCGGCTACTGCTGAGCGACAGGAAGGCGCCGGTGCGCCTGGCCGGGCTCCTGGGTGAGGTGTACGAGAGGGCGTTGCTGCCCTACTGGACAGACATAACGCGAATTGCGGACGCGGACCGGGCCGCCCGTTCCAAAGATCTTCTGCATGGGGGCGTGGAGCGGCTGCTGTCAGGGCTCTTCCCGCCCCGGATACGGTGGCGGCCGCCGGTGCTGGAGATCGACATGATGTCCGGAACGGATGCGGACGTCCACCTCCACGGACGCGGGTTGCTGCTGGCGCCTTCGCCGTTCCTGGTCACCGCTTCGATCATCGATGTGGACGCCGCGCCGCAGCCGGTCCTCGCCTACCCCGCCCATCACGATCCCGCCCGCCTGTTGGGCGCGACCGCAGTCAACGGCGGCCGTACGTCGCTGGTGAAGCTGCTGGGCCGCACCAGGGCCGCCGTCCTGCACACGATCGCTGAACGGCCCGGCTGCACGACGACGGAACTCGCATCCACAGCGGGCATCAGTCCGGCCAGCGCCAGTGAGCACGCCGGAGTACTACGCGGCGCGGGCCTCATCACCGCACGACGGCACCGCAACACGATGCTCCACGTGATCAGCCCCATCGGGATGGCACTGCTGAACGCGTGA
- a CDS encoding peptidoglycan-binding domain-containing protein: MNHIRRAAVGLLAATALAGGAVATAAPSASAATPKTAAASAIHASYANCAWINGLGFYCGKYSGSATTSYGDTGARVYELQSLLHFWGIDPKGYDGIFGANTRSAVRAFQSDLLLPVDGIVGPHTWFTLRYGYQD, encoded by the coding sequence ATGAACCACATCCGCCGAGCCGCCGTCGGCCTCTTGGCCGCTACCGCACTCGCGGGCGGCGCCGTCGCCACCGCCGCGCCTTCGGCCTCCGCCGCCACGCCGAAGACCGCCGCCGCATCGGCCATCCACGCCTCCTACGCGAACTGCGCCTGGATCAACGGGCTCGGCTTCTACTGCGGCAAGTACAGCGGCTCGGCCACCACGTCCTACGGTGACACCGGTGCCCGCGTCTATGAGCTCCAGTCCCTGCTGCACTTCTGGGGCATCGACCCGAAGGGGTACGACGGCATCTTCGGCGCCAACACCAGGTCGGCCGTGAGGGCCTTCCAAAGCGATCTCCTGCTGCCCGTCGACGGCATCGTCGGCCCCCACACCTGGTTCACCCTGCGCTACGGCTACCAGGACTGA
- a CDS encoding DUF397 domain-containing protein, whose protein sequence is MTSGLAWFKSSYSGSAGGECLEVALEWRKSSHSGAEGGDCVEVAACPGTVHVRDSKDPAGPTLAFGPAAWSAFAAYAAAEPRR, encoded by the coding sequence ATGACCTCCGGACTCGCATGGTTCAAGAGCAGCTACAGCGGCAGTGCAGGCGGCGAGTGCCTCGAAGTCGCTCTCGAATGGCGTAAGTCCAGCCACAGCGGCGCCGAGGGTGGCGACTGCGTCGAGGTCGCCGCCTGCCCCGGCACCGTCCACGTCCGCGACTCCAAGGACCCCGCCGGCCCCACCCTCGCCTTCGGCCCCGCCGCTTGGTCCGCCTTCGCCGCCTACGCGGCGGCCGAGCCCCGCCGCTGA
- a CDS encoding helix-turn-helix domain-containing protein: MSGKGGGNSEGSASMRVFGTVLRAMRGHVGVSTEDLAAHVGYSRSLVIKIERGERMPPPDFIEKAELLLRSGDVLARAAKHLERGDFPSWFEEYAELEAEAVGLYTYSTLVLHGLLQTEDYARVVLSAYCPVLDTDEVEHRVQARLARQSVLTKAPAVQAAFVIEEWVLRRPMGGPDVHKQQLEHLLEIGKQRNATIQVIRMSYDGHAGLDGPMTLLETPQRRLLAYLEVQGRSMLIDDRDEVSELHMRYSMIRSQALTPRDSAKLIEQIAGEQP; the protein is encoded by the coding sequence GTGTCCGGCAAGGGCGGCGGCAACAGCGAAGGCTCAGCCAGCATGCGGGTGTTCGGCACGGTGCTGCGCGCGATGCGGGGGCACGTGGGCGTCTCAACAGAGGATCTGGCCGCGCACGTCGGCTATTCCAGGTCCCTGGTGATCAAGATCGAGCGCGGCGAGCGCATGCCGCCCCCCGACTTCATCGAGAAAGCAGAGCTGCTGCTCAGGTCGGGGGACGTACTGGCCCGCGCGGCCAAGCACTTGGAGCGGGGCGACTTCCCCTCATGGTTCGAGGAGTACGCAGAGTTGGAGGCGGAGGCTGTCGGCTTGTACACGTACAGCACGCTGGTTCTGCACGGGCTGTTGCAGACGGAGGACTACGCGCGGGTGGTGCTCAGTGCGTACTGCCCCGTGCTGGACACGGACGAGGTCGAGCACCGCGTGCAGGCCCGTCTCGCACGGCAGTCGGTGCTCACCAAGGCTCCGGCCGTGCAGGCGGCGTTCGTCATCGAGGAGTGGGTGCTGCGCCGCCCGATGGGCGGACCGGACGTACATAAGCAGCAGTTGGAACACCTGCTGGAAATCGGCAAGCAGCGCAATGCCACGATCCAGGTCATCCGGATGTCCTACGACGGGCATGCCGGGCTCGACGGCCCCATGACGCTGCTGGAGACTCCGCAACGACGCCTGCTGGCCTACCTGGAGGTCCAAGGGCGGAGCATGCTCATCGATGACCGCGACGAGGTCAGCGAACTGCACATGCGCTATAGCATGATCCGGTCACAGGCCCTCACCCCGAGGGATTCCGCGAAGTTGATCGAGCAGATTGCGGGAGAGCAGCCATGA
- a CDS encoding ATP-binding protein, translating to MTSESPPVAVMKVVAEPARFAAVREAVREQLRAWGREDLVDAAVLCATEILANVHDHTDSLDCELTMAPLPAPEAGVRLAVSDGSAALLPEPSGPPPACAERGRGLLLLAGTAERWGTVLMPGGGKQVWVVLR from the coding sequence ATGACGTCGGAATCTCCACCCGTAGCAGTGATGAAGGTCGTTGCGGAGCCCGCCCGTTTCGCCGCTGTGCGCGAGGCCGTTCGGGAACAGCTCAGAGCGTGGGGCCGTGAGGACCTCGTGGACGCGGCTGTGCTCTGTGCGACGGAGATACTGGCGAACGTCCACGACCACACGGATTCGCTCGACTGTGAGCTGACCATGGCGCCGCTTCCCGCCCCGGAGGCGGGCGTGCGGCTGGCGGTGAGCGACGGGTCGGCGGCGCTGTTGCCGGAACCGTCGGGGCCGCCGCCGGCGTGTGCGGAGAGGGGGCGGGGGCTGTTGCTGCTGGCGGGGACGGCGGAGCGGTGGGGCACGGTTCTGATGCCGGGCGGGGGTAAGCAGGTGTGGGTGGTGTTGCGGTGA